The segment CGAAGGTCAGATTGGAGATCATCGTATGAACCTTCTGTCTCTGTCCGCTGCGCATCGCGACGCGGTCAACCGTTCCCGCCGGATCATCGTTCAGTACGATACCGAGGGGGTCATGGACCCGTCGGTCAAGCGTATTGACGACTGGCTGGAGTACGGTTTTGCGTACGCCGATGAGGCGGGCAGCCAGATCGACGCCATCTACTTCGATTCCGGCGAGGTCTGTCCGGTCAGTCCGTTGTATCCCGAGCCCTGCGCCCGGGCCAGGCGGTGGTTCGAGGCGGGCGTGGACTGGCCCGCGATCTTCGTGGAGCAGGCCCATCGTCGCGGATTGGAGGCTTTTTGCCATCATCGAATCGCCGAGGTGGACATCGAGGAGCAGGGCTTGGCAATGACGGAGATGAATCCGGTCAAGGCGGCCCATCCGGACTGGGTCGTGCGGACGTGGTGGTGGCAGGGGCTGTGGAACCTGGCGGTTCCGGAGGTCCGTCAGGCGAAGGTGGAGACGATTCGCGATCTGGCCCAGCGGTACGACTTCGACGGGTTTCAGATCGATTTTGCCCGCCACACGCCGATTTTGCCGATGGGCCGGCAGTGGGAGCTGCGGGAGTGCGTGACGGACCTGATGCGGTCGGTGCGGCGGGTGTTGCTGGAGATCGCTGGGCGGCGCGGGCGGCCGATTCTGCTGTCGGCGAAGGTGCCGCGGAACTTCATGAATTGCCGGATCGACGGGTTTGACGTTGAGCGGTGGGTTTGTGAGGGATTGGTGGATATGCTGACTCTCGGCTCACGTTCGTTCGACGTGGACGTGGCGGGCTACCGGGCTGCGTTCGGCGACGCGGTGAAGCTCTATCCGTGCATCGACGACCATCACGCCACGGACGGCTATCGGTATCCGCCGATCGAGGTATTTCGCGGCGTGGCGACGAATTGGCTGGCCCAGGGGGCGGACGGCGTGATGACGTTCAACTGGGCCTGTGCGCCGCCCGATGTCTTGACCTCTCGCGGCCTGCATCCCGGGCCGTTGTCCGAGCGGCAGTCCTACCACGAGTTCGGCCGGCTTGAAACAATGGCGGGCAAGGACAAGGTGTTTCCGGTCGAGCGGCGGGGGGGATATCCGTGGGGCGAAGGGGCGTTCAATCGGAACGCGGACGCCCAACTGCCCGCTGAGTTGCCCTACGACGGTCGGCCATGCCCGGTCCGAATCTATGTCGGCGAAGTCGGCGGCCAAATGACCCTACGGCTGTCGGTTTCGAATGGTGAAGCCGGCGACCGGATCGCCGCGGAATTGAACGGGCGGCCTCTCGAAAACGCTGCGTACGACGCTGAGTGGAAAGACGCCCAGATTCCGGCGCCGGGTCAGCCGCTTTGGGCCTCCGGCGGACCCGGCGACTACCAGGTCGATCCGAAGCAGAAGCTTCTCCGCGTCGATTTCCCGCTGGACCTCGCGTGCGTCAAGCCGGGTGTGAACCACCTTGCCGTCCGCGTCGCCCACCAGGTTCCGCACTGCTGCCGGCAGCTCTATCTGGAGAAGGCTGAGGTCCATCTGCGGCACTGAGGAGGCGGCATTGGGGGTTGCTTATTGACAGGGGGAAGTCCGCGTGAGCGGTCGGGGGTTGGGGCGAATTGACATCGCGCGGGGGCACCGGTAAGATGATTCGATGATTTGGCGCGGCCGAAACGGCAAGATGAATTCGAATGCAAAGGCCCTGCTGCCGCTGTTAGTGCTTGTTCTGGCGGGGTCTGCGGGTTGCCGGCAGGAGCGGCGGTTCGAGGGCGAGAAGACCGACTGGTTCGGCTGGGCTCGAGGCCGGGAGGCCGGGGAGGTTTCGGAGGGCGATACGGGTCCGCCACGGATCGCGGGGAACGTGTTTGAGGTGTGGGTCTTTACGAGCGGTCCGGAACAGGAGGCCCTCGAGCAGGCCTGGAGCTACCTTGACGAGCTGCTTCCGGCGCAGGTTAAGGATTGGAAAACATTGAATCGCAATGGTTTGCGCTGCGGCATTGGTCGATCGGAGGACTGGCCGCTGGTCAAGGCGGCGCTCGAGGAGTCAATGACGACGACGAGCCGCGAGAATCCTCCGCTTCAGATTTCGGTGGGGCACATGTCGTCAGCCATATTGATATCTGATGATTTTCAAAAGGATAGGACGCTTTTTTACTACGATCGGGCGGGTCGTCTGCGTGGCGAGGACGGTCCCAGCAAGCTGGAGTTGGTGTTGGGTTCGCCGGGTCGCACGGGTCAGGGGCGTGTGCGGGTGGTGTTTTCGCCGCGGGTGGTGGAGCCGCCGAGTCCGCTTCGCGGCGCGGCAGAGCGTTCGGTTTCGGGCAAGAGCGTTGCGCGGGAGTTGGAGAACCTGAGCATCGTGGCGGATCTGGGATTGGATGAGTTCGCGCTGGTGGGGCCGACGGCTTCGGATCTGCCCAAGTCGCTGATCGGATCGCAGCTTTTCGTCCGCTGGGAGGACGGCGAGCGGCATACGAACCTGGTTTTGGTGAAGCCCGTCGCTGAGGTCCCGGTCGTTGAGGACCGGGAGGGGGGAGAAGATGGATAGCATGCCGACCGAGTTTACCAGCCGGCTTTGCGAGTGCGCGTCGATCGGGATCGTAGTGACGGGGTCCGACTTTCGTATCCGGATGATGAACGACTCGGCGGCGATGCTGCTAGGCGTTGATCGCACGTCGTCGATGGGCCGGCCGGTGGACGAGTTGATGCCGGAGCATCGTCGCGAGATGTCGCGGCGGCTTCTGGTTCGGGCGAAGGCCCAGTTGCGGTCGGTGGAGCTGCGGGTTTTGTATCCGCGGAACGGGGTCAACCGGCATTTGACGATCACGGTGGACCCGATTCCCGCGAACGAGGAGGGGATTGACGGGATCTGTTTGTGGGTTCGCGATCAGACCCGGCGGATGGAGTTGGAGCGGCGGCTGGCGCGGATCGACAAGCTGGCGAGTCTGGGGCAGATGGCGGGGGGGTTGGCGCACCATCTGAACAACGTGCTGGGCGGGATCGTGACGGCGGTGGATCACGGTCTGGGTTGCAGCGACCTGGCGTCGGCGAAGCGGGCGTTGCGGCTGATCTCGGACGGCATGACCAACGCGGTGAGCCTGACGCGCAAGCTCATGGAGTTTTCCAGTCCGGAGCTTCCCGATCAGAACCTGGTGGATTTCACCGAGGCGGTGATCGGTTTTGTGGAGCAGTCGCGCGAGCGGCTGCGGAAGGCGGACCGGACGGTGGAGCTGGAGATTCGCAGGGCGCCGATTCTGGCGGTTCACCAGTTCAAGATTCACCAGGTGCTCGACAGCCTGTTGGCCAATTCGGAGCAGGCACTTGGCGAGAAGGGGGGGCGGATCACGATCGAGTTGGAAGCCGACGATCGGGACGTTCGGCTTTACTTCCTCGACAGCGGGCCGGGGATTC is part of the Phycisphaerae bacterium genome and harbors:
- a CDS encoding PAS domain S-box protein, translating into MDSMPTEFTSRLCECASIGIVVTGSDFRIRMMNDSAAMLLGVDRTSSMGRPVDELMPEHRREMSRRLLVRAKAQLRSVELRVLYPRNGVNRHLTITVDPIPANEEGIDGICLWVRDQTRRMELERRLARIDKLASLGQMAGGLAHHLNNVLGGIVTAVDHGLGCSDLASAKRALRLISDGMTNAVSLTRKLMEFSSPELPDQNLVDFTEAVIGFVEQSRERLRKADRTVELEIRRAPILAVHQFKIHQVLDSLLANSEQALGEKGGRITIELEADDRDVRLYFLDSGPGIPRELSEQVFEPFFTTRGALGGGSEGNLGLGLTLARRLVAEMGGTLRYCPERAHDGACFQIAFPIRRIDEAGSASDMDRRS